From Pseudomonas sp. stari2, a single genomic window includes:
- the eutC gene encoding ethanolamine ammonia-lyase subunit EutC, producing the protein MEKPPVDPQNPWLELRRLTPARIALGRTGTSLPTSAQLDFQYAHAQARDAVHLPFDHAGLSAQLAERRRESLLLHSAAVDRNSYLQRPDLGRKLSDQSAQTLREYALAHPGGVDLVIVVADGLSALAVHRHTLPFLTRLEEQMSADQWSTAPVVLVEQGRVAVGDEVGQLLGAKMVVMLIGERPGLSSPDSLGLYFTYNPKVGLTDAYRNCISNVRLEGLSYGMAAHRLLYLMREACRRQLSGVNLKDEAQVQTLESEAGTDMKSNFLLDPPPA; encoded by the coding sequence AAACCCGTGGCTGGAGCTGCGTCGCCTGACCCCGGCGCGCATCGCCCTCGGCCGCACCGGCACCAGCCTGCCGACCAGCGCACAACTGGATTTCCAATACGCCCACGCGCAGGCCCGGGACGCAGTGCACTTGCCGTTCGATCACGCCGGGCTCAGCGCCCAACTGGCTGAACGCCGGCGCGAAAGTCTGCTGCTGCACAGCGCGGCCGTGGATCGCAACAGCTACCTGCAACGCCCGGATCTGGGGCGCAAATTGAGCGATCAATCCGCCCAGACCCTGCGTGAATACGCCCTGGCGCATCCGGGTGGCGTGGATCTGGTGATCGTCGTGGCTGATGGCCTCTCGGCGCTGGCGGTGCATCGGCATACCCTGCCGTTCCTGACCCGACTGGAGGAACAGATGAGCGCCGACCAATGGTCGACCGCGCCGGTGGTGCTGGTGGAACAAGGGCGGGTGGCGGTTGGCGATGAAGTCGGCCAGTTGCTGGGCGCCAAAATGGTCGTGATGCTGATCGGAGAGCGCCCCGGGCTCAGCTCCCCGGACAGCCTGGGTTTATATTTCACCTACAATCCAAAGGTCGGTCTCACGGATGCCTACCGCAATTGCATCTCCAACGTGCGGCTGGAAGGGCTCAGCTACGGCATGGCGGCCCATCGCCTGCTGTATCTGATGCGCGAAGCCTGTAGACGGCAGCTATCGGGGGTCAATCTGAAGGACGAGGCGCAGGTTCAGACGCTGGAATCGGAAGCCGGTACAGACATGAAGAGTAATTTCCTACTTGATCCGCCCCCAGCCTGA
- a CDS encoding N-acetyltransferase: MRIIQATLEHLDLLTPLFVKYREFYGSLPYPDSSRAFLEKRLRRKESVIYLALADDDDKKLMGFCQLYPSFSSLSLKRVWILNDIYVAEDARRQLVADNLIRTAKKMAKETQAVRMRVSTSSDNEVAQKTYESIGFKEDTEFKNYVLPISDEL, translated from the coding sequence ATGCGGATTATCCAAGCGACCCTCGAACACCTGGATTTGCTGACCCCGTTGTTCGTTAAGTACCGCGAGTTCTACGGCTCCCTGCCCTATCCGGACTCGTCCCGGGCCTTTCTCGAAAAGCGCCTGCGACGCAAGGAATCGGTGATCTACCTGGCGCTGGCCGATGACGACGACAAGAAGCTCATGGGCTTCTGCCAGCTCTATCCGAGCTTTTCCTCCCTGTCGCTCAAGCGCGTGTGGATCCTCAACGACATCTATGTCGCCGAAGACGCCCGCCGCCAGCTGGTCGCCGACAACCTGATCCGCACGGCCAAGAAAATGGCCAAGGAAACCCAGGCCGTGCGTATGCGCGTGTCCACCAGCAGCGACAACGAAGTGGCGCAGAAAACCTACGAATCCATCGGATTCAAGGAAGACACCGAGTTCAAGAACTATGTGCTGCCGATCAGCGACGAACTCTGA
- a CDS encoding DedA family protein: MDFNPIDIILHLDVYLDMLVNNYGTWIYAILFLVIFCETGLVVTPFLPGDSLLFIAGAVAAGGGMDPVLLAGLLMLAAILGDSTNYVIGRTAGEKLFSNPNSKIFRRDYLQQTHDFYDKHGGKTVTLARFLPIIRTFAPFVAGVAKMPYPRFFGFSVFGTILWVGGLVTLGYFFGNVPFIKKNLSLLVVGIILLSLVPMIIGMLRSRLGGAGSKAESR; this comes from the coding sequence ATGGATTTCAACCCGATCGACATCATTCTGCATCTCGACGTCTACCTCGACATGCTGGTGAACAACTATGGGACCTGGATCTACGCCATCCTGTTTCTGGTTATCTTTTGCGAAACCGGCCTGGTGGTCACGCCGTTCCTGCCTGGCGATTCGTTGCTGTTCATCGCCGGCGCAGTGGCCGCAGGCGGCGGCATGGACCCGGTGCTGCTGGCGGGCCTGCTGATGTTGGCGGCGATTCTCGGCGACAGCACCAACTACGTGATCGGACGAACGGCAGGGGAAAAACTGTTCAGCAATCCGAACTCGAAGATTTTCCGCCGGGATTATCTGCAACAGACCCATGACTTCTACGACAAGCACGGCGGCAAAACCGTGACCCTGGCGCGCTTCCTGCCGATCATCCGTACGTTTGCGCCGTTCGTCGCCGGTGTTGCCAAGATGCCTTACCCGCGTTTTTTCGGCTTCAGCGTATTCGGCACCATCCTGTGGGTCGGCGGCCTGGTGACCCTGGGCTACTTCTTCGGCAACGTGCCGTTCATCAAGAAGAACCTGTCGCTGCTGGTGGTCGGTATCATCCTTCTGTCGCTGGTGCCTATGATCATCGGCATGCTCCGCAGCCGCCTCGGCGGTGCCGGTTCCAAAGCCGAATCGCGCTGA
- a CDS encoding zinc-dependent peptidase has product MWSLSAWRRRRTLAKHPIADDMWQRVRHHLSFLDGISATEDQWLREASVLFLGDKHLTALPGVELHQEQRLLLAAQAQLPLLHLGDLNWYQGFHEIILYPDDFLSPQRHRDASGVEHEWDGEHSGEAWQQGPIILAWPGVMASGGWEGYNLVIHELAHKLDMLNGDANGLPPLHADMRVSDWAQVMQAAYDDLNHQLDRHPDAETAIDPYAAENPAEFFAVTSEYFFSAPDLLHEAYPQVYAQLQLFYRQDPLARLKQLQAKDPVYQAHD; this is encoded by the coding sequence ATGTGGTCACTGAGCGCCTGGCGACGCCGACGCACTCTGGCGAAGCACCCGATTGCCGATGATATGTGGCAGCGGGTGCGTCACCACTTGAGCTTCCTCGACGGTATCAGCGCCACGGAAGATCAGTGGCTGCGCGAAGCCAGTGTCCTGTTCCTCGGAGACAAGCACCTGACCGCCCTGCCCGGCGTCGAACTGCATCAGGAACAACGCCTGCTGCTCGCCGCCCAGGCGCAATTGCCACTACTGCACCTTGGCGATCTGAACTGGTATCAGGGCTTCCACGAAATCATTCTGTACCCCGACGACTTCCTCAGCCCCCAGCGCCATCGCGATGCCAGTGGTGTGGAGCACGAATGGGACGGCGAGCACAGCGGTGAAGCCTGGCAGCAAGGGCCGATCATCCTCGCCTGGCCCGGGGTGATGGCCAGTGGTGGCTGGGAAGGCTACAACCTGGTGATCCACGAACTCGCGCACAAACTCGACATGCTCAACGGCGACGCCAACGGTCTGCCGCCGCTGCACGCTGACATGCGGGTCAGCGACTGGGCCCAGGTGATGCAGGCTGCCTACGACGATCTCAACCACCAGCTCGACCGCCACCCCGACGCAGAAACCGCCATCGACCCGTATGCCGCCGAGAACCCGGCCGAGTTCTTCGCCGTCACCAGCGAGTACTTCTTCAGCGCTCCGGATCTGCTGCACGAGGCTTATCCACAGGTGTATGCGCAGTTGCAGCTTTTCTATCGACAGGATCCACTGGCACGGCTGAAGCAACTTCAGGCCAAGGACCCGGTCTATCAGGCACACGACTAA
- the ppa gene encoding inorganic diphosphatase, whose product MSYSKIPAGKDLPNDIYVAIEIPANHAPIKYEIDKDSDCLFVDRFMATPMFYPANYGYIPNTLADDGDPLDVLVVTPYPVAPGSVIRARPVGILNMTDDGGGDAKVIAVPHDKLSQLYVDVKEYTDLPALLIQQIEHFFANYKDLEKGKWVKIEGWDGADAARAAITKSVAAYKG is encoded by the coding sequence ATGAGCTACAGCAAGATTCCGGCTGGCAAAGACCTGCCGAACGACATCTACGTCGCGATCGAGATCCCGGCCAACCACGCGCCGATCAAATACGAAATCGACAAAGACAGCGATTGCCTGTTCGTTGACCGTTTCATGGCCACCCCGATGTTCTACCCGGCCAACTACGGTTATATCCCGAACACCCTGGCTGACGACGGTGATCCCCTGGACGTGCTGGTTGTAACCCCTTACCCGGTTGCTCCAGGTTCGGTGATCCGCGCGCGCCCGGTCGGCATCCTGAACATGACCGACGACGGCGGCGGCGACGCCAAAGTCATCGCAGTCCCACACGACAAGCTGTCCCAGCTGTACGTGGACGTGAAGGAATACACCGACCTGCCAGCCCTGCTGATCCAGCAGATCGAGCACTTCTTCGCGAACTACAAAGATCTCGAAAAAGGCAAATGGGTGAAAATCGAAGGCTGGGACGGCGCTGACGCTGCCCGCGCCGCGATCACCAAGTCGGTTGCTGCCTACAAAGGCTAA
- a CDS encoding helix-turn-helix transcriptional regulator, translated as MRKNTSGPRFKALLEAANITTTGFAKFWGTEAQNVHNWYTRGVPAYRMEEVARLLSVNSQWLKTGEGPKEAPHLYTAGDTLDAQAIQGVYTVLESTDIELPLYKEAPTAPGSDKTHVIKDPEQTIRLPRSHLETLEIRHTDAICTHMIGNSMAEKIEDGSTLAIDRGLTQVVDGEIYAIEHDGMLRIKYLHRMPGNALRLRSHNSAEYPDEIFRAAQIEEQRIHVLGWVFWWSTLGKRRPVVPFL; from the coding sequence ATGAGAAAGAACACTAGCGGTCCAAGATTCAAGGCACTCCTGGAAGCTGCGAATATCACCACCACGGGATTCGCAAAGTTCTGGGGCACGGAAGCCCAAAACGTTCATAACTGGTACACCCGAGGCGTACCCGCGTACCGCATGGAAGAAGTTGCGCGCCTGCTGTCCGTCAACAGCCAATGGCTGAAGACCGGTGAAGGCCCGAAAGAAGCGCCGCACCTGTACACCGCCGGCGACACACTGGATGCCCAGGCGATTCAGGGCGTCTATACGGTGCTCGAATCCACCGACATCGAACTGCCGCTCTACAAGGAAGCCCCTACGGCCCCTGGCTCCGACAAGACCCATGTCATCAAGGACCCGGAGCAAACCATCCGCCTGCCCCGCAGCCACCTCGAAACCCTGGAAATCCGCCACACCGACGCCATCTGCACCCACATGATCGGCAACAGCATGGCCGAGAAAATCGAAGACGGCTCCACCCTCGCCATCGACCGCGGCCTGACCCAGGTTGTGGACGGCGAAATCTACGCCATCGAACACGACGGCATGCTGCGCATCAAATACCTGCACCGCATGCCCGGCAACGCCTTGCGCCTGCGCAGCCACAACAGCGCCGAATACCCGGACGAAATCTTCCGGGCGGCGCAAATCGAGGAGCAGAGGATTCATGTATTGGGGTGGGTGTTCTGGTGGTCGACGCTGGGCAAACGGCGGCCGGTGGTGCCGTTTCTCTGA
- a CDS encoding type II toxin-antitoxin system RelB/DinJ family antitoxin, which yields MASINIRIDDELKQRAFAELEKLGLTPSELLRQTLQYVADRGKLPFKAALISEEDEALIAVVTERLAAPQRVKVSLDDL from the coding sequence ATGGCATCCATCAACATTCGTATCGACGACGAACTGAAACAGCGCGCCTTCGCAGAGCTGGAAAAGCTCGGGCTGACACCCTCAGAGCTTCTGCGCCAAACGCTTCAATACGTCGCGGACCGGGGCAAACTACCATTCAAAGCGGCATTGATTAGCGAAGAAGATGAAGCGCTTATCGCCGTGGTCACTGAACGACTTGCCGCTCCTCAGCGAGTCAAGGTAAGTCTGGATGACCTATGA
- a CDS encoding type II toxin-antitoxin system RelE/ParE family toxin — protein MTYDLEFDRRALKEWNKLGDTVREQFKKKLAEVLENPRIEANRLRELPDCYKVKLKSAGYRLIYQVIDHEIVVFVVAIGKREREAAYDAAQDRLSSQP, from the coding sequence ATGACCTATGACCTCGAGTTTGATCGTCGTGCATTGAAGGAATGGAACAAGCTGGGCGATACGGTCCGTGAACAGTTCAAAAAGAAACTCGCCGAGGTTCTCGAAAATCCTCGCATAGAAGCCAACAGGCTTCGGGAACTGCCGGATTGCTACAAGGTGAAGCTGAAAAGTGCTGGATATCGCCTGATTTATCAGGTGATTGATCACGAAATTGTGGTGTTCGTAGTCGCTATCGGAAAGAGGGAGCGAGAGGCGGCTTATGACGCTGCACAGGATCGACTGTCGTCCCAACCCTGA
- a CDS encoding YfaP family protein: MTLRYPQVLLLLCALNALPMAMAADSVKLDTPIGGWRSGAPEGEGESFRQTVNYPASSVNTPVGQANTARISGEIKATPKSKEPGRLIVNGVSMPLKIDDSGRFDRPFSFPNGSNSVEVRSPDGQQRHRTQFLNVSGGATPAKLRVLLSWDSDGTDLDLHLITPDGAHIWYGDRVAPNGAALDVDVTTGYGPEIFAMPAPIKGQYLVYVNYFGGGYRGDDEGGEEAVQPLTTAQVTVITEEGTPSEKMETFLVPMRAVGELTLVKSFSYP, translated from the coding sequence ATGACACTCCGTTATCCACAGGTCTTGCTGTTGCTCTGCGCGCTCAATGCATTGCCGATGGCGATGGCCGCCGACAGCGTCAAACTCGACACCCCGATCGGCGGCTGGCGCAGCGGCGCGCCTGAAGGTGAGGGCGAGAGCTTTCGCCAGACCGTCAACTACCCGGCCTCCTCGGTGAACACCCCGGTCGGCCAGGCCAACACCGCGCGCATCAGCGGCGAAATCAAAGCCACCCCGAAGAGCAAAGAGCCCGGCCGCCTGATCGTCAACGGCGTCAGCATGCCGCTTAAAATCGACGACAGCGGTCGCTTCGATCGCCCGTTCTCCTTCCCCAACGGCAGCAACAGCGTCGAAGTGCGCAGCCCCGACGGCCAGCAACGCCACCGCACGCAATTCCTCAACGTCAGCGGCGGCGCCACCCCGGCCAAGCTGCGCGTGCTGCTGTCCTGGGACAGCGACGGCACCGACCTCGACCTGCACCTGATCACACCTGACGGCGCGCACATCTGGTACGGCGACCGCGTAGCTCCCAACGGCGCCGCGCTGGACGTCGACGTGACCACTGGTTACGGCCCGGAAATCTTCGCCATGCCGGCGCCGATCAAGGGGCAGTATCTGGTGTATGTGAACTACTTTGGCGGTGGTTATCGCGGGGATGATGAAGGTGGGGAAGAGGCGGTACAGCCGCTGACTACGGCGCAGGTCACGGTGATTACCGAGGAAGGGACACCCAGCGAGAAGATGGAGACGTTCCTGGTGCCGATGCGGGCGGTGGGGGAGTTGACGTTGGTGAAGTCGTTTAGTTATCCGTGA